The Dermochelys coriacea isolate rDerCor1 chromosome 7, rDerCor1.pri.v4, whole genome shotgun sequence genome window below encodes:
- the GPR27 gene encoding probable G-protein coupled receptor 27: protein MANASELSSSPHLPSPGGLLSASGLKLATLGLILCLSLAGNVLFAWLILKDRHLHRAPYYLLLDLCLADALRSLACFPFVMLSVRSGAGAWPHGPLSCKVLAFLAVLFCFHAAFLLFCVGVTRYMAVAHHRFYAKRMTGWSCLALVCMVWTLALAMAFPPVFDVGTYKFIREEEQCIFEHRYVKANDTLGFMLMLAAVIAATHLVYVKLLFFIHGHRKMKPAQLVPAISQNWTFHGPGATGQAAANWTAGFGRGPTPPTLVGIRQATHSQIKRLLVLEEFKREKRLCKMFYMITLLFLLLWSPYIVACYLRVFIKASTIPQVYLTASVWMTFAQAGVNPILCFIFNKELRVCFRAHFPCCQSIQSTQGTILCDLKSFGI from the coding sequence ATGGCGAACGCCAGCGAGCTCAGCAGCAGCCCGCACCTGCCCAGCCCCGGCGGCCTGCTCAGCGCCTCCGGCCTCAAGCTGGCCACgctgggcttgatcctgtgccTCAGCCTGGCCGGCAACGTGCTCTTCGCCTGGCTGATCCTCAAGGACCGGCACTTGCACCGCGCCCCCTACTACCTGCTGCTGGACCTGTGCCTGGCCGACGCGCTGCGCTCGCTGGCCTGCTTCCCCTTCGTCATGCTGTCGGTGCGCAGCGGGGCGGGCGCCTGGCCCCACGGGCCGCTCAGCTGCAAGGTGCTGGCCTTCCTGGCCGTCCTCTTCTGCTTCCACGCCGCCTTCCTGCTCTTCTGCGTGGGGGTGACCCGCTACATGGCCGTCGCCCACCACCGCTTCTACGCCAAGCGCATGACGGGCTGGAGCTGCCTGGCCCTGGTGTGCATGGTCTGGACCCTGGCCCTGGCCATGGCCTTCCCGCCCGTCTTCGACGTGGGCACCTACAAGTTCATCCGGGAGGAGGAGCAGTGCATCTTCGAGCACCGCTACGTCAAGGCCAACGACACGCTGGGCTTCATGCTCATGCTGGCGGCCGTCATCGCCGCCACCCACCTGGTCTACGTCAAGCTCCTCTTCTTCATCCACGGCCACCGCAAGATGAAGCCGGCCCAGCTCGTCCCGGCCATCAGCCAGAACTGGACCTTCCACGGGCCGGGAGCCACCGGCCAAGCTGCTGCCAACTGGACGGCTGGCTTTGGCAGGGGCCCCACCCCGCCCACGCTGGTGGGCATCAGGCAGGCCACCCATAGCCAGATCAAGAGGCTGCTGGTGCTGGAGGAGTTCAAGAGGGAGAAGAGGCTCTGCAAGATGTTCTACATGATCACcctgctcttcctgctgctctggTCCCCCTACATTGTGGCCTGCTACCTGCGGGTCTTCATCAAGGCCAGCACCATCCCCCAGGTCTACCTGACTGCTTCGGTGTGGATGACATTTGCCCAGGCTGGAGTCAACCCCATCCTGTGCTTCATCTTCAACAAGGAGCTCAGGGTCTGCTTCAGAGCCCACTTCCCTTGCTGCCAAAGCATACAGAGCACCCAGGGCACCATCCTTTGTGATCTCAAGAGCTTTGGGATTTAG